The following proteins come from a genomic window of Iamia sp. SCSIO 61187:
- the murC gene encoding UDP-N-acetylmuramate--L-alanine ligase yields MTGATDPTDTGALDLDGPPLHVHIVGVGGAGMRAIATVLVAMGHRVTGSDMKPSPGLDRLRALGIDVHVGHRGEQVGHADRVAVSTAIPASNPEVVAAHEAGIPVLSRAQVLAAITRVRRTLSVSGTHGKTTTTTMLALILVEAGLSPSFIIGGDVNEIGSGAVWEDGELFVVEADESDGTFTELASHLAVVTNVEADHLDHYGDLAGIEAAFDRFVTGADVAVVCVDEPNAAALAARHGTTTYGTGEGADYRIVDVSVDRVGTRFAVEHHGDVLGRIDLPIPGLHNARNATAALVAALLVGAPFSAAASALGRYAGVARRYQFRGRLDGITFVDDYAHNPGKVAAVVGTAAQGGWGRVVVVFQPHRYSRTEDLWRDFGPSFAGADLVVITDVDGAGEQARPGVTGQLIVDAIAASDPGRDVVYLPDRTTLAAELAEVLRPGDLCLSLGAGDITGLADEVLAARARSDADAAGPAADDGEPDGGTR; encoded by the coding sequence ATGACCGGCGCGACCGACCCGACCGACACCGGCGCGCTCGACCTCGACGGGCCGCCGCTGCACGTCCACATCGTGGGCGTGGGCGGCGCCGGCATGCGCGCCATCGCCACCGTGCTGGTCGCCATGGGGCACCGGGTCACGGGCTCGGACATGAAGCCGTCGCCCGGGCTCGACCGCCTCCGGGCGCTGGGCATCGACGTCCACGTGGGGCACCGGGGCGAGCAGGTGGGCCACGCCGACCGGGTCGCCGTCTCGACCGCCATCCCGGCGTCCAACCCCGAGGTCGTCGCCGCCCACGAGGCGGGCATCCCGGTGCTGAGCCGGGCCCAGGTCCTGGCGGCCATCACCCGGGTCCGCCGCACCCTCTCGGTGTCGGGCACCCACGGCAAGACGACCACCACGACGATGCTCGCCCTGATCCTGGTGGAGGCTGGCCTGTCGCCCTCGTTCATCATCGGGGGCGACGTGAACGAGATCGGCTCCGGGGCGGTGTGGGAGGACGGGGAGCTGTTCGTCGTCGAGGCCGACGAGAGCGACGGGACCTTCACCGAGCTCGCCAGCCACCTGGCGGTGGTCACCAACGTCGAGGCCGACCACCTCGACCACTACGGCGACCTGGCCGGCATCGAGGCCGCCTTCGACCGGTTCGTCACCGGCGCCGACGTGGCGGTCGTGTGCGTCGACGAGCCCAACGCCGCCGCCCTCGCGGCGCGCCACGGCACCACCACCTACGGCACGGGCGAGGGGGCCGACTACCGCATCGTCGACGTCTCCGTCGACCGGGTCGGCACCCGGTTCGCCGTCGAGCACCACGGCGACGTGCTCGGGCGGATCGACCTGCCCATCCCGGGCCTGCACAACGCCCGCAACGCCACCGCCGCCCTCGTCGCCGCCCTCCTCGTCGGGGCCCCGTTCTCGGCCGCGGCGTCGGCCCTCGGCCGCTACGCGGGCGTGGCCCGGCGCTACCAGTTCCGGGGCCGGCTCGACGGCATCACCTTCGTCGACGACTACGCCCACAACCCCGGCAAGGTCGCCGCGGTCGTCGGCACCGCGGCCCAGGGCGGGTGGGGGCGCGTCGTCGTCGTGTTCCAGCCCCACCGCTACTCGCGCACCGAGGACCTGTGGCGCGACTTCGGCCCCTCGTTCGCCGGTGCCGACCTGGTCGTGATCACCGACGTCGACGGGGCGGGGGAGCAGGCCCGGCCGGGCGTGACCGGCCAGCTGATCGTGGACGCCATCGCCGCGTCGGACCCCGGGCGCGACGTCGTCTACCTGCCCGACCGCACCACGCTCGCCGCCGAGCTGGCCGAGGTGCTGCGGCCGGGCGACCTGTGCCTGTCGCTCGGCGCCGGCGACATCACCGGCCTGGCCGACGAGGTCCTCGCCGCCCGGGCCCGGTCCGACGCCGACGCCGCCGGGCCGGCCGCCGACGACGGTGAGCCCGACGGGGGGACCCGATGA
- the murB gene encoding UDP-N-acetylmuramate dehydrogenase: protein MSPTGTAVDRAAAVLGDRARPDADIGALTTYRVGGPAALLVEAADEADLVLVARAVAASELPTLVIGKGSNLLVADAGFPGIAVVLGPGLATVEVAGTVVRAGGAASLPVVARRSAAAGLTGFEWAVGVPGSIGGAVRMNAGGHGSDMAATLQSIRVVDLSAGEDGAMPATLPSTQLALGYRTSNVAPSQVVVGADIALAPGDRATAEAEIAAIVRWRRENQPGGPNAGSVFTNPPGDSAGRLVDAAGLKGLRRGSAAVSDKHANFIQADAGGSADDVFALMVEVARRVEAAHGVRLHPETRTVGLTWPEDLS from the coding sequence ATGAGCCCCACCGGCACCGCGGTCGACCGCGCCGCCGCCGTGCTCGGCGACCGGGCCCGCCCCGACGCCGACATCGGCGCCCTCACGACCTACCGGGTCGGCGGGCCGGCCGCCCTCCTCGTCGAGGCGGCCGACGAGGCCGACCTCGTCCTCGTGGCCCGCGCCGTCGCCGCCAGCGAGCTGCCCACCCTCGTCATCGGGAAGGGGTCCAACCTGCTGGTGGCCGACGCCGGCTTCCCCGGCATCGCCGTCGTGCTGGGCCCCGGTCTGGCCACGGTGGAGGTCGCCGGCACGGTCGTCCGGGCGGGCGGGGCGGCCAGCCTGCCGGTCGTGGCCCGCCGCTCGGCCGCCGCCGGCCTCACCGGCTTCGAGTGGGCGGTGGGCGTGCCGGGGTCGATCGGGGGCGCCGTCCGCATGAACGCAGGCGGGCACGGCTCGGACATGGCCGCGACCCTGCAGAGCATCCGCGTCGTCGACCTGTCGGCGGGGGAGGATGGTGCGATGCCGGCGACGCTCCCCTCCACCCAGCTGGCGCTGGGCTACCGGACGTCGAACGTCGCCCCCTCGCAGGTGGTGGTCGGGGCCGACATCGCCCTGGCCCCCGGCGACCGGGCCACGGCCGAGGCCGAGATCGCCGCCATCGTCCGCTGGCGCCGCGAGAACCAGCCCGGGGGGCCCAACGCCGGGTCGGTCTTCACCAACCCGCCGGGCGACTCCGCCGGCCGCCTCGTCGACGCCGCCGGGCTCAAGGGCCTGCGGCGGGGGAGCGCGGCGGTGTCCGACAAGCACGCCAACTTCATCCAGGCCGACGCCGGCGGCTCGGCCGACGACGTCTTCGCCCTCATGGTCGAGGTGGCCCGCCGGGTCGAGGCCGCCCACGGCGTCCGCCTCCACCCCGAGACCCGCACCGTCGGCCTGACCTGGCCCGAGGACCTCTCGTGA
- the ftsZ gene encoding cell division protein FtsZ — translation MAGNPQNYLAVIKVVGVGGAGCNAVNRMIDAGLKGVEFIAVNTDAQALLMSDADVKLDIGRDLTRGLGAGSDPDVGAAAAESHRAELEEVIKGADMVFITAGEGGGTGTGGAPVIAEIAKSLGALTIGVVTRPFGFEGRRRSVQAEQGVQKLKERVDTQIVIPNDRLLTVSDDKTSVVNAFKMADEVLLQGVQGITDLITTPGLINTDFADVKMIMSNAGSALMGIGYASGDGRALNAARNAISSPLLEASIEGARGILLSITGGSDMGLFEVNEAAEVIHGVAHPDANIIFGTVIDDDMGDEVRVTVIAAGFDRWEEGRTRPRTHEMEESSGPVPVTDLFGGADDETDGDGDDDFDVPSFLR, via the coding sequence ATGGCCGGTAATCCGCAGAACTACCTGGCGGTCATCAAGGTCGTCGGCGTCGGTGGTGCCGGGTGCAACGCCGTCAACCGGATGATCGACGCCGGGCTGAAGGGCGTCGAGTTCATCGCCGTCAACACCGATGCCCAGGCGCTCCTGATGAGCGACGCCGACGTCAAGCTCGACATCGGGCGCGACCTCACCCGCGGCCTCGGCGCCGGGAGCGACCCCGACGTGGGGGCGGCGGCGGCCGAGTCGCACCGGGCCGAGCTCGAGGAGGTCATCAAGGGCGCCGACATGGTCTTCATCACCGCCGGCGAGGGCGGCGGCACCGGCACCGGCGGCGCGCCGGTCATCGCCGAGATCGCCAAGTCCCTCGGCGCCCTGACCATCGGCGTGGTGACCCGCCCGTTCGGCTTCGAGGGCCGGCGCCGCTCGGTCCAGGCCGAGCAGGGCGTCCAGAAGCTGAAGGAGCGGGTCGACACCCAGATCGTCATCCCCAACGATCGCCTGCTCACCGTCTCCGACGACAAGACCTCGGTGGTGAACGCCTTCAAGATGGCCGACGAGGTCCTCCTCCAGGGCGTCCAGGGCATCACCGACCTGATCACCACGCCGGGCCTCATCAACACCGACTTCGCCGACGTGAAGATGATCATGAGCAACGCCGGCTCGGCGCTGATGGGCATCGGCTACGCCTCCGGCGACGGCCGGGCCCTCAACGCCGCCCGCAACGCCATCTCGAGCCCGCTGCTCGAGGCGTCCATCGAGGGCGCCCGCGGCATCCTGCTGAGCATCACCGGCGGGAGCGACATGGGCCTGTTCGAGGTGAACGAGGCGGCCGAGGTCATCCACGGCGTGGCCCACCCCGACGCCAACATCATCTTCGGCACCGTGATCGACGACGACATGGGCGACGAGGTGCGGGTCACGGTCATCGCCGCCGGGTTCGACCGGTGGGAGGAGGGCCGCACCCGGCCCCGCACCCACGAGATGGAGGAGTCGAGCGGGCCCGTGCCCGTGACCGACCTCTTCGGCGGCGCCGACGACGAGACCGACGGCGACGGCGACGACGACTTCGACGTGCCCTCGTTCCTCCGGTAG
- a CDS encoding polyphenol oxidase family protein has protein sequence MALRPHHLTTTRAAGDLAVTGPPAEVAARRRAVVDLPWTWLTQVHGAAVVTVTRPGQHAGAEADAAVTAVPGAALAVTTADCVPVVLLGAEGRAVGVAHAGWRGLLGGVVGAAAEAMAALGAPPVEAVLGPSICARHYEFGAADLDRVAARWGDEVRATTTDGRPALDVAAGVRRALAEAGVETVTAAPSCTAEAPGDYWSFRARGDAGRIATVAWLEEEA, from the coding sequence GTGGCACTCCGCCCCCACCACCTGACCACGACGCGCGCCGCGGGGGACCTGGCCGTCACCGGGCCGCCGGCCGAGGTCGCCGCCCGCCGGCGGGCGGTCGTCGACCTGCCGTGGACCTGGCTGACCCAGGTCCACGGGGCCGCCGTCGTCACCGTCACCCGGCCCGGCCAGCACGCCGGGGCCGAGGCCGACGCGGCGGTGACCGCCGTGCCCGGCGCCGCCCTCGCCGTCACCACCGCCGACTGCGTGCCCGTGGTGCTGCTCGGCGCCGAGGGCCGCGCCGTGGGCGTCGCCCACGCCGGCTGGCGCGGTCTCCTGGGCGGGGTCGTCGGCGCCGCCGCCGAGGCCATGGCCGCCCTGGGGGCACCCCCGGTCGAGGCGGTGCTGGGCCCGTCGATCTGCGCCCGCCACTACGAGTTCGGCGCCGCGGACCTCGACCGGGTCGCCGCCCGCTGGGGCGACGAGGTGCGCGCCACCACCACCGACGGGCGGCCCGCCCTCGACGTCGCCGCCGGCGTGCGGCGAGCCCTGGCCGAGGCCGGGGTCGAGACGGTGACCGCGGCTCCGTCCTGCACCGCCGAGGCCCCCGGTGACTACTGGTCGTTCCGCGCCCGGGGCGACGCCGGCCGGATCGCGACGGTG
- a CDS encoding cell division protein FtsQ/DivIB produces MNGSRTEVREWRPPTEAVAATPHPRIRARRAEVARGRGRRRMRRVTALLGVICAVVWTLVGLRSPLLDVDRVQVVGAERTDVAAIERAGGATRGTPMIEVDLDGARRGVAALPWIDEVRTTRLWPGTIRIVVSERTEVATVAHDDGWALLDAEGRVLAVVEDQPDLPALAGERAAAPGATLDGDDRAALAVLGALPGSLRRAVEGTDQGRDGLELVLDDGFRVVLGDARQLAAKAQAAVAVRQHAAPAGDACRIDVRVPTAPVLTTGRGCA; encoded by the coding sequence GTGAACGGGTCGCGGACCGAGGTGCGCGAGTGGCGGCCCCCGACCGAGGCGGTCGCGGCCACGCCCCACCCCCGCATCCGCGCCCGCCGGGCCGAGGTCGCCCGGGGCCGGGGTCGGCGCCGCATGCGGCGCGTCACGGCCCTCCTCGGCGTGATCTGCGCCGTCGTGTGGACCCTCGTCGGGCTCCGCAGCCCGCTGCTCGACGTCGACCGGGTGCAGGTCGTCGGGGCCGAGCGCACCGACGTCGCCGCCATCGAGCGGGCCGGGGGCGCGACGCGGGGCACGCCGATGATCGAGGTCGACCTGGACGGGGCCCGCCGCGGGGTGGCCGCCCTGCCGTGGATCGACGAGGTCCGCACCACCCGGCTGTGGCCGGGCACCATCCGCATCGTCGTCAGCGAGCGCACCGAGGTCGCCACCGTCGCCCACGACGACGGGTGGGCCCTCCTCGACGCCGAGGGTCGGGTCCTGGCCGTCGTCGAGGACCAGCCCGACCTGCCCGCCCTCGCCGGCGAGCGGGCGGCCGCGCCCGGGGCGACGCTCGATGGCGACGACCGGGCCGCCCTCGCCGTCCTCGGCGCCCTGCCGGGGTCGCTGCGGCGGGCGGTCGAGGGCACCGACCAGGGGCGCGACGGCCTCGAGCTGGTGCTCGACGACGGCTTCCGGGTGGTCCTGGGCGACGCCCGCCAGCTGGCCGCCAAGGCCCAGGCCGCCGTGGCCGTGCGCCAGCACGCCGCCCCCGCGGGCGACGCCTGCCGCATCGACGTCCGCGTCCCGACCGCCCCGGTCTTGACCACGGGGAGGGGCTGTGCGTAG
- a CDS encoding glycosyltransferase: MATPENTTRVLIAGGGTAGHLVPGLAVAAALVDAGVAPEEIHFVGSNRGVEARMVPAAGFALDEVPSRGLPRSIGPATLKAAWGLLGAARRGIAIVGARRPGVVVSLGGHAALPGVVGAVARRAPLVLMEQNVRAGAVNRLLARFARASAVSFPGTDLRRSRVTGNPLHADLVAAAEARRGPGGAAARDAARRELGLPLDRTVVLVTTGSLGSKRVNDAVLGLVERWAGRDDVAIRHVTGRRDHDAVLAAAPPPGAALQHDVVAYEDRMPLALTAADVAVTRAGAGTCTELAAFGVPAIMVPLPIATRDHQAANAGVLAAAGAAVVVPDAELDVDRLEAELAPLVADAGRREAMATAMAGQARLDAAARVAEVILEVAR; encoded by the coding sequence GTGGCGACCCCCGAGAACACGACCCGCGTCCTGATCGCCGGGGGCGGCACGGCCGGCCACCTCGTCCCCGGCCTGGCCGTGGCGGCCGCGCTGGTCGACGCGGGGGTGGCGCCCGAGGAGATCCACTTCGTCGGGTCCAACCGGGGCGTCGAGGCCCGGATGGTGCCGGCCGCCGGGTTCGCGCTCGACGAGGTCCCCAGCCGGGGCCTGCCCCGCTCGATCGGCCCGGCCACGCTCAAGGCGGCGTGGGGCCTGCTCGGCGCCGCCCGCCGCGGTATCGCCATCGTCGGCGCCCGCCGCCCGGGCGTCGTGGTGTCGCTGGGCGGCCACGCCGCCCTCCCGGGGGTCGTGGGGGCCGTCGCCCGTCGGGCGCCGCTCGTGCTGATGGAGCAGAACGTCCGGGCCGGGGCGGTCAACCGCCTCCTCGCCCGCTTCGCCCGGGCCAGCGCCGTGTCCTTCCCCGGCACCGACCTGCGCCGGTCCCGTGTCACCGGCAACCCCCTCCACGCCGACCTGGTCGCCGCGGCCGAGGCCCGCCGCGGCCCCGGGGGGGCGGCGGCGCGCGACGCGGCCCGCCGGGAGCTGGGCCTGCCCCTCGACCGCACCGTCGTCCTGGTCACCACCGGCTCGCTCGGCTCGAAGCGGGTCAACGACGCCGTCCTGGGCCTGGTCGAGCGGTGGGCCGGGCGCGACGATGTCGCCATCCGCCACGTCACCGGCCGGCGCGACCACGACGCCGTCCTCGCCGCCGCCCCGCCGCCCGGCGCCGCCCTCCAGCACGACGTGGTGGCCTACGAGGACCGCATGCCGCTCGCCCTGACCGCCGCCGACGTCGCCGTCACCCGGGCCGGTGCCGGCACCTGCACCGAGCTGGCCGCCTTCGGCGTTCCGGCGATCATGGTGCCCCTGCCGATCGCCACCCGGGACCACCAGGCGGCCAACGCCGGGGTCCTGGCCGCGGCCGGGGCGGCCGTGGTCGTGCCCGACGCCGAGCTCGACGTCGACCGGCTCGAGGCCGAGCTGGCGCCCCTCGTCGCCGACGCCGGACGCCGGGAGGCGATGGCCACGGCCATGGCCGGCCAGGCCCGCCTCGACGCCGCCGCCCGGGTCGCCGAGGTCATCCTCGAGGTCGCCCGGTGA